From the Lampris incognitus isolate fLamInc1 chromosome 6, fLamInc1.hap2, whole genome shotgun sequence genome, one window contains:
- the si:ch73-62b13.1 gene encoding carbohydrate sulfotransferase 1-like — translation MECSWKTVLLLVCASIGVQYTAIRTLRDSLSGPCQGAYHCRTRKPRDSKWRALCDDSWVPTESSQKHILLFATTRSGSSFTGQLLNQHPGVFYVFEPLYHVQQAFTNSSSRLRRTLDRRALLGAYRDLLLNLYTCDLRFIENYIRPEPQDHVTGAFFRRSSSHALCSPPVCPEGAARIAKGSPDEIWCPKQCGALNLTLASLSCLSRGNVAIKTVRVPEVGDLRTLTEDPRLDLKIIHLVRDPRAILASRMMAFSDQFRAWKVWNATGRQPRYVDLSQITTTCKDMLASTETGLQRPTWLRGRYLLVRYEDLAFNPMEKATEIYRFVGLEMGDRVRSWIAHNTNSNGSPPSEWNYRYSTTRDSRVTAETWRLRLGFDIVRTLQDLCNDTLTLLGYKQVHSLAELRNISLSLVEPRTFQPMR, via the exons atggagTGCTCCTGGAAGACAgtgctgctgctggtgtgtgCATCTATCGGGGTCCAGTACACCGCCATCCGCACCTTGAGGGACTCTCTGTCTGGACCCTGTCAGGGAGCCTACCACTGCCGGACCAGAAAACCCCGAG acTCAAAGTGGAGAGCCTTGTGTGATGACAGCTGGGTGCCCACAGAGTCTTCTCAGAAACACATCCTACTGTTTGCCACCACACGCAGCGGCTCCTCCTTCACCGGCCAGCTCCTTAACCAGCACCCAGGGGTCTTCTATGTGTTTGAGCCTCTCTATCACGTTCAGCAGGCCTTCACCAACTCGAGCAGCAGACTACGTCGAACGCTGGACCGTCGGGCCCTGCTGGGGGCTTACAGAGATCTCCTCCTCAACCTTTACACATGTGACCTGCGCTTCATAGAGAACTACATCCGCCCTGAGCCTCAGGATCACGTCACAGGCGCCTTCTTCCGCCGCAGCTCCAGCCACGCCCTCTGCTCCCCCCCCGTGTGCCCTGAAGGTGCGGCTCGGATAGCGAAGGGCTCACCCGATGAAATCTGGTGCCCTAAGCAATGTGGGGCACTAAACCTCACCCTGGCTTCTTTGTCCTGTCTGTCTAGGGGAAACGTTGCCATAAAGACAGTACGGGTACCGGAAGTGGGGGACCTGCGCACCCTGACTGAGGATCCTCGACTGGACCTAAAGATTATCCATCTGGTGCGGGACCCCAGGGCCATCCTCGCCTCACGAATGATGGCGTTCTCCGATCAGTTTCGCGCCTGGAAAGTATGGAACGCCACAGGACGGCAGCCACGATATGTGGACCTGTCCCAGATCACTACTACCTGCAAAGACATGTTGGCCTCAACAGAGACAGGCCTCCAAAGGCCGACATGGTTACGGGGCCGCTACCTACTGGTACGGTACGAGGACCTGGCCTTCAACCCCATGGAGAAAGCCACTGAAATATACAGGTTCGTGGGTTTGGAGATGGGGGACAGGGTGCGGTCATGGATTGCGCATAACACCAACAGCAATGGATCGCCTCCATCTGAGTGGAACTACAGGTACTCCACCACCAGAGACTCCCGAGTGACAGCAGAGACCTGGAGGCTTCGTCTGGGCTTCGATATAGTCAGGACTTTACAGGATTTGTGTAATGATACCCTTACCCTCCTGGGTTACAAGCAGGTCCACTCTCTGGCCGAGCTTAGAAACATCTCCCTTAGTTTAGTGGAACCGAGGACCTTTCAACCCATGCGATGA